A genomic stretch from Verrucomicrobiia bacterium includes:
- a CDS encoding DoxX family protein: MNQERIVQAAYFLLRVVAGLMFYQAGAMKLFGWFGGMPGGGVAVFPSQIWIGGVLEVVGGVLIMLGLFVRPVAFILSGEMAVAYFQFHQPGGFWPVQNQGVPAVLYCFIYLYMAARGGGDWSLDGFIKRKRGAAPSAA; encoded by the coding sequence ATGAACCAGGAACGTATCGTGCAGGCCGCATACTTTTTGCTTCGGGTTGTGGCCGGTTTGATGTTTTATCAGGCCGGCGCAATGAAACTTTTCGGCTGGTTTGGCGGAATGCCGGGCGGCGGTGTGGCCGTTTTTCCGTCCCAAATCTGGATTGGCGGCGTTTTGGAGGTCGTCGGAGGCGTTCTAATTATGCTGGGACTTTTTGTCCGCCCGGTCGCCTTCATCCTCTCCGGCGAGATGGCCGTGGCCTACTTTCAATTCCACCAGCCGGGCGGTTTTTGGCCGGTGCAGAATCAGGGGGTGCCCGCCGTCTTGTACTGCTTCATCTACCTCTATATGGCCGCCCGCGGCGGCGGCGACTGGAGCTTGGACGGCTTCATCAAGCGCAAACGGGGAGCCGCCCCAAGCGCCGCATAA
- a CDS encoding DUF1428 domain-containing protein: MTYVDGFVLPVPKKKLTLYRRIAQKAGKVWRDHGALDYKECAGDDLKVKGLTPFPRLARLKPGETVFFSYIVYKSKAHRNQVNARVMKDPRMDKMMDPKKMPFDLKRMAYGGFKVVVDVKGGKK; this comes from the coding sequence ATGACCTACGTGGATGGATTCGTCCTGCCCGTTCCCAAAAAAAAGCTAACTCTCTACCGCAGGATTGCGCAAAAGGCGGGAAAGGTCTGGCGGGATCACGGCGCCCTGGATTACAAGGAATGCGCGGGGGATGATCTCAAAGTCAAAGGGTTGACCCCCTTCCCGCGTCTGGCCCGCTTGAAACCCGGAGAAACCGTCTTCTTTTCCTACATTGTGTACAAATCGAAAGCCCACCGCAACCAGGTGAACGCCAGGGTAATGAAGGACCCGCGCATGGACAAGATGATGGACCCGAAAAAGATGCCCTTCGACCTCAAGCGGATGGCTTACGGCGGATTCAAGGTCGTCGTCGATGTCAAAGGCGGAAAAAAATGA
- a CDS encoding dihydrofolate reductase family protein — protein sequence MRKLILQMMVSLDGFFEGPNRELDWHVWDEEMEKEACETLDSVDAILLGRVAYQLFAGYWPKAKDSIAPKLNKLPKIVFSKKLERVEWNNSGLFKGDIREEFLEAKAEPGKDFILYGGGDIASTFMRLGLIDEYRLIVNPVVLGNGRPLFNGNARTNLNLFKTKNFKCGNVMLYYHPNKTI from the coding sequence ATGCGCAAACTGATTCTGCAAATGATGGTTTCCTTGGACGGTTTTTTTGAAGGGCCAAACCGGGAGTTGGACTGGCACGTCTGGGACGAGGAGATGGAAAAAGAGGCCTGTGAAACGCTGGATTCCGTGGACGCCATCCTGTTGGGGCGCGTCGCTTACCAACTCTTCGCCGGTTACTGGCCAAAAGCCAAGGATTCCATTGCCCCCAAGCTGAACAAACTTCCCAAAATCGTCTTTTCAAAAAAGCTGGAAAGAGTGGAATGGAACAATTCAGGACTCTTTAAAGGAGATATTCGGGAAGAATTTTTGGAGGCCAAGGCCGAGCCCGGCAAGGACTTCATTCTGTACGGCGGCGGCGATATTGCCAGCACTTTTATGCGGCTCGGCTTGATTGACGAATACCGGCTCATCGTGAACCCGGTCGTTTTGGGGAACGGCCGGCCGCTCTTCAACGGCAACGCCCGGACGAATCTCAATCTTTTCAAAACTAAAAACTTCAAATGCGGCAACGTTATGCTTTACTATCACCCGAATAAAACAATCTAA
- a CDS encoding dihydrofolate reductase family protein gives MRKIIVLSMITLDGVMQAPGGPEEDTSGGFKYGGWTAPYGDKAYGKAVQKELKQPADYLLGRKTFEIWEGYWPLHADFWPGINDGTKYVLSRTRKKSDWKNSVFIKSVADIKKLKKSEGSDIQVWGSSKLVQLLLKHDLVDELRLKIHPLTLGKGKKLFDNGAIPAAFTLTESSVTTTGVILANYRRAGKVKTGTVGA, from the coding sequence ATGAGAAAAATAATCGTTTTATCAATGATTACATTGGATGGAGTAATGCAGGCGCCCGGTGGGCCCGAGGAAGATACATCAGGCGGTTTCAAATATGGCGGTTGGACTGCACCCTATGGGGACAAAGCTTATGGCAAGGCCGTGCAAAAAGAGCTGAAACAACCGGCGGATTATCTTTTGGGCAGAAAAACGTTCGAGATTTGGGAGGGCTACTGGCCTCTCCATGCCGACTTTTGGCCGGGTATCAATGATGGCACAAAATACGTCCTGTCCAGGACCAGGAAAAAATCGGATTGGAAAAATTCCGTATTCATCAAAAGCGTGGCGGATATCAAAAAACTCAAGAAATCGGAAGGTTCCGACATTCAGGTTTGGGGCAGTAGTAAGCTCGTTCAGTTGCTATTGAAGCATGATCTGGTGGACGAACTCCGGCTCAAAATTCACCCCTTGACGCTTGGCAAAGGGAAAAAATTGTTTGACAATGGCGCGATTCCGGCCGCATTTACATTAACAGAGAGTTCTGTTACAACAACCGGAGTGATTCTGGCCAATTACAGGCGGGCTGGAAAAGTCAAAACCGGCACGGTTGGAGCTTAA
- a CDS encoding YciI family protein: MRFMVIVKANKESEAGVLPDEKLLTEMGKYNEELVKAGVMLAGEGLHPSSKGVRVRFNGDKRTVINGPFAETRELVAGFWLWQVKSKEEAIEWLKRAPFQEGEVELRQVFETEEFAASDPTGKLREQEERLRAQVGKRKRS; encoded by the coding sequence ATGCGGTTTATGGTCATCGTCAAGGCCAACAAAGAGTCCGAGGCGGGTGTTCTGCCGGACGAGAAGCTTTTGACGGAGATGGGAAAGTACAACGAGGAACTGGTGAAGGCCGGCGTGATGCTGGCGGGGGAGGGGCTCCATCCGAGTTCCAAAGGGGTGCGCGTCCGCTTCAACGGGGACAAGCGGACCGTTATCAACGGCCCCTTCGCCGAAACAAGGGAGCTGGTCGCCGGTTTCTGGCTCTGGCAGGTGAAGTCGAAGGAGGAAGCAATCGAATGGCTCAAGCGTGCTCCTTTTCAAGAGGGGGAAGTCGAACTCCGCCAGGTCTTCGAAACCGAGGAGTTCGCCGCCAGCGACCCAACGGGCAAACTTCGGGAGCAGGAAGAACGGTTGCGCGCCCAGGTCGGGAAACGGAAGCGCTCTTGA
- a CDS encoding dihydrofolate reductase family protein, translating into MRKAVFGINITLDGGCDHTNMIADDELHEYFTGLLRNADIEIFGRNTYHLMYPYWHDVAMNQSETKATNDFARTFDAIPKIVFSATLKSVEWNNTTLLRSNLQEEVVKLKQQPGKGISIGSISIASQLTRLGLIDEYHFVVHPIIARKGPRLFELDGMKDNLQLKLVGSKTFHSGVVALHYKKHAHQKSVQ; encoded by the coding sequence ATGAGAAAAGCAGTGTTTGGAATTAATATAACGCTCGACGGGGGATGCGATCATACCAACATGATTGCCGACGACGAATTGCACGAGTACTTCACCGGGCTCTTGCGAAACGCAGACATCGAGATTTTCGGACGCAACACGTATCATTTGATGTACCCGTACTGGCACGACGTTGCGATGAATCAATCGGAAACGAAAGCGACCAACGATTTTGCCCGCACGTTCGATGCAATACCCAAGATTGTCTTTTCAGCGACGTTGAAGAGCGTGGAGTGGAACAACACGACGCTTTTGCGCTCAAACCTTCAAGAAGAGGTCGTGAAATTGAAACAACAGCCCGGTAAAGGTATCTCAATAGGCAGTATCAGCATCGCTTCACAACTTACACGGCTTGGTCTTATTGACGAGTACCACTTTGTTGTTCATCCGATTATTGCACGAAAGGGACCTCGCTTGTTTGAACTGGACGGTATGAAAGATAATCTGCAACTGAAGCTTGTCGGCTCGAAAACGTTTCATTCCGGAGTTGTTGCACTTCATTACAAAAAACATGCACACCAAAAGAGCGTACAATGA
- a CDS encoding nuclear transport factor 2 family protein, with protein MTENKKTVERYMEGFRKSDHTMVLSCLTDDVVWEMPGFFHLVGKDAFDKEIENPAFTGRPEITVTRMTEENDIVVAEGSVRAARSSGGLLNAVFCDVFVMQRGKIKQLISYLMEVK; from the coding sequence ATGACCGAGAACAAAAAGACAGTGGAACGGTACATGGAGGGCTTCCGCAAAAGCGACCATACGATGGTTCTCTCCTGTTTAACGGACGACGTGGTGTGGGAGATGCCCGGCTTTTTTCATCTGGTTGGGAAGGATGCGTTTGACAAGGAAATCGAAAACCCCGCTTTCACCGGCCGTCCGGAGATAACCGTCACGCGGATGACGGAGGAAAATGACATCGTGGTGGCGGAGGGCTCCGTGCGCGCGGCGCGCAGCTCCGGTGGCCTTTTGAACGCCGTCTTCTGCGACGTGTTCGTGATGCAGAGGGGCAAAATCAAGCAGTTGATTTCGTATTTGATGGAGGTCAAATGA
- a CDS encoding VOC family protein has translation MQKITPFLWFDSQAEEAAKFYTSVFKNSKITSVTRYDEAMSKAAGRPKGSVMTVAFRLDGQPFVALNGGPAFKFTEAVSFVINCETQKEVDYFWEKLTSGGGQEVECGWLKDKYGLAWQVVPTVMWKMLGDKDSKKSERARQAMLQMKKLDIAALKKAYAGG, from the coding sequence ATGCAAAAGATAACCCCGTTTTTGTGGTTCGACAGCCAGGCCGAAGAGGCGGCGAAGTTTTACACCTCGGTTTTTAAGAATTCAAAAATTACCAGCGTCACCCGTTATGATGAAGCAATGTCCAAGGCGGCCGGAAGACCGAAGGGCTCGGTCATGACCGTTGCCTTCCGGTTGGACGGGCAGCCGTTCGTGGCCCTAAACGGCGGGCCGGCGTTCAAATTCACGGAAGCCGTCTCGTTCGTCATAAACTGCGAAACACAGAAAGAGGTGGATTATTTTTGGGAAAAGCTGACTTCCGGCGGCGGGCAGGAAGTCGAATGCGGCTGGCTGAAGGACAAATACGGCCTCGCCTGGCAGGTGGTCCCCACCGTTATGTGGAAGATGCTGGGGGACAAGGACTCCAAGAAATCGGAACGGGCCAGGCAGGCGATGCTTCAGATGAAAAAACTCGACATCGCGGCGCTCAAGAAGGCGTACGCGGGAGGGTAA
- a CDS encoding dihydrofolate reductase family protein, producing the protein MRKLAVFNNVSLDGYFTDQNNDMSWAHRDDPEFNTFTAENAKGEGVLVFGRKTYDLMAGFWPTPIAAQMMPEVAEGMNRMPKVVFSRTMDKAAWKNTTLVKSDPAGAVRKMKKEGGLDMVILGSGSIVAQLAGEGLIDEYQFVVVPVILGGGRTMFEGLKKRLNLKLVRSHTFRNGNVFLCYEPVV; encoded by the coding sequence ATGCGCAAATTAGCGGTATTCAATAACGTTAGCTTGGACGGGTACTTCACGGATCAAAACAACGATATGAGCTGGGCGCACCGGGATGACCCGGAGTTTAACACCTTCACGGCGGAAAACGCCAAGGGAGAGGGGGTGCTCGTATTTGGCCGGAAGACCTACGACCTTATGGCTGGCTTCTGGCCCACGCCGATTGCGGCGCAAATGATGCCGGAGGTGGCGGAAGGTATGAATCGAATGCCCAAAGTCGTTTTTTCCAGAACAATGGATAAAGCGGCATGGAAAAACACCACCTTGGTGAAAAGTGATCCGGCGGGAGCGGTTCGAAAAATGAAAAAAGAAGGCGGGCTGGACATGGTCATTTTGGGAAGCGGCAGCATCGTTGCGCAACTGGCCGGCGAGGGGTTAATTGATGAATACCAGTTCGTGGTAGTCCCCGTCATCCTGGGCGGCGGACGGACGATGTTCGAGGGTTTGAAAAAACGGTTGAACCTAAAGCTCGTCCGCTCGCACACCTTTCGCAACGGAAATGTCTTTTTGTGTTATGAACCGGTTGTATAA
- a CDS encoding SRPBCC domain-containing protein, protein MAVKNSSGVQIGEQEIIISRMFNAPRALVWKVWTERRHLARWWGPKGFSTQVLEMDLRAGGVLHLQLRGPDGALYPCKGTYSEILEPERIVYRGAVEKNSPGCGAGLPPQALVTVRFVEQGANQTLLTLHTRFETAENCQAAIESGFVPGWQDSFDNLEEQLANR, encoded by the coding sequence GTGGCCGTAAAAAATAGCTCCGGCGTGCAAATCGGCGAGCAGGAGATCATCATCAGCCGGATGTTCAACGCTCCCCGCGCGCTGGTGTGGAAGGTCTGGACCGAGCGCCGGCATCTGGCCCGCTGGTGGGGGCCGAAGGGCTTCAGCACGCAGGTGCTCGAGATGGATTTGCGGGCAGGCGGCGTTCTGCATCTTCAGTTGCGCGGCCCGGACGGCGCCCTGTATCCGTGCAAGGGAACTTACAGCGAAATTTTGGAACCGGAGCGGATTGTTTACCGGGGCGCCGTTGAAAAAAACAGCCCCGGCTGCGGAGCGGGGCTGCCGCCGCAGGCCCTTGTCACCGTCCGCTTCGTCGAACAGGGCGCCAATCAGACGCTGCTCACCTTGCATACCCGTTTTGAGACGGCCGAGAATTGTCAGGCCGCCATCGAATCCGGCTTTGTCCCCGGTTGGCAGGACAGCTTTGATAATCTCGAGGAGCAGTTGGCGAACAGGTAG
- a CDS encoding DUF1801 domain-containing protein, whose protein sequence is MRGKSFKTIDEYIAAFPREVQGILKTVRRKIGESAPAAQEAISYGIPTFKLNGNLVHFAAFKNHIGFYPAPSAIVAFKKELSRYKTSKGAIQFPIDKPMPLPLIGRMVKFRVKENLGKEK, encoded by the coding sequence ATGCGGGGAAAATCGTTCAAAACCATCGATGAATATATCGCGGCCTTTCCAAGGGAGGTGCAGGGCATTTTGAAAACTGTGCGGCGGAAAATTGGGGAGTCGGCGCCTGCGGCGCAGGAGGCCATCAGCTACGGAATACCGACCTTCAAACTGAACGGCAATTTGGTGCATTTTGCCGCCTTCAAAAACCACATCGGGTTTTACCCGGCCCCCTCGGCTATTGTGGCTTTCAAAAAAGAGCTGTCGCGCTACAAAACATCCAAAGGGGCCATTCAGTTTCCGATTGATAAGCCGATGCCCCTGCCGCTGATTGGCCGGATGGTGAAATTTCGAGTGAAAGAAAATCTCGGTAAGGAGAAGTAG
- a CDS encoding MATE family efflux transporter — protein MTADHTIPKAASPSIWRELKNAIQGTEADYTKIGIGKAVFLLAVPMILELIMESTFAVVDIYFVGRLGPSAVATVGLTETYLFLLYSIGIGLSMAVTAIVARRIGEKEKDKAAIAAVQSILLAVLVSVPFALIGVFFAKDLLALMGADAWTLEHGYRYTQWMLGGNAVIMLLFVINSIFRGAGDAAIAMRVLWLANGINIVLDPVLIYGLGPFPELGIEGAAIATNIGRGVGVLFQLWVLFRGGKHIRVLRSHLVMDRPVVANILRTSLGGVGQMIVGMTSWIFVMRIISEFGSQAVAGATIALRIMMFTLMPAWGMSNAVATLVGQNLGAQKPDRAERSVWVTGFWNMLFLIGVSVFYFIYSERLVGLFSDDAEVIAIGGKWLTIVSYSYFVYGWWMVAVQAFNGAGDTATPTKINLVFFWLFQIPLSYLLGKTLGGGHTGVFWAIFISETSVGLFTLWLFTRGRWKTVRV, from the coding sequence ATTACCGCAGACCACACTATACCAAAAGCTGCGTCTCCCTCCATCTGGCGCGAATTGAAAAACGCCATACAGGGGACGGAAGCGGACTACACGAAAATCGGCATCGGCAAAGCCGTTTTTTTGCTTGCCGTCCCGATGATTCTGGAATTAATCATGGAATCCACTTTCGCGGTCGTAGACATCTATTTCGTCGGTCGCCTCGGCCCTTCCGCCGTGGCGACCGTCGGGCTGACGGAGACCTATCTTTTTCTGCTCTATTCCATCGGCATCGGGCTCTCCATGGCCGTCACGGCCATCGTGGCCCGGCGGATCGGGGAGAAAGAAAAGGATAAAGCCGCCATCGCCGCCGTTCAATCCATCCTCCTTGCCGTCTTGGTTTCGGTGCCGTTCGCCCTGATCGGCGTCTTCTTTGCCAAGGACTTGCTCGCCTTGATGGGGGCGGACGCCTGGACGCTCGAACACGGTTACCGCTACACCCAATGGATGCTGGGGGGAAATGCGGTGATTATGCTCCTGTTCGTCATCAACTCCATCTTCCGGGGGGCCGGCGATGCCGCCATCGCGATGCGCGTGCTCTGGCTGGCCAACGGGATAAACATTGTGCTCGACCCGGTTTTAATCTACGGGCTGGGGCCTTTTCCCGAGCTGGGAATCGAAGGGGCGGCCATCGCCACCAACATCGGCCGGGGGGTGGGTGTTCTTTTCCAGTTGTGGGTGCTTTTTCGCGGCGGCAAGCATATCCGCGTGCTTCGTTCCCATCTCGTCATGGACCGGCCGGTCGTCGCCAACATCCTGCGCACGTCCTTGGGCGGAGTCGGACAGATGATTGTCGGGATGACTTCCTGGATTTTCGTGATGCGCATTATTTCCGAGTTCGGCAGCCAGGCGGTCGCCGGCGCGACCATTGCCTTGCGCATCATGATGTTCACGCTGATGCCGGCCTGGGGGATGTCCAACGCCGTCGCCACCCTGGTGGGGCAGAACCTGGGCGCCCAAAAGCCCGACCGGGCGGAGCGCTCCGTCTGGGTGACCGGTTTCTGGAACATGCTTTTTTTGATCGGCGTGTCTGTTTTCTATTTCATTTACAGCGAGCGGCTGGTGGGCCTTTTCTCGGACGACGCGGAAGTGATCGCCATCGGCGGCAAGTGGCTCACCATCGTTTCCTATTCCTATTTCGTCTACGGCTGGTGGATGGTCGCCGTGCAGGCCTTCAACGGCGCGGGAGACACGGCCACCCCGACCAAAATCAATCTGGTCTTTTTCTGGCTTTTCCAGATTCCGCTTTCCTATCTTCTGGGAAAAACGCTCGGCGGGGGGCACACCGGCGTCTTCTGGGCGATTTTCATTTCGGAAACCTCCGTGGGGCTTTTCACCCTGTGGCTCTTCACGCGGGGACGCTGGAAAACCGTGCGGGTGTGA
- a CDS encoding metalloregulator ArsR/SmtB family transcription factor translates to MVKYSSNALDQTFGALSDPTRRAILKMLASGERTVTELAEPFRISLPAISKHLRVLENAGLLRQEKEGRIHRCHIIAKPLKDASEWIAHYRAFWEQSFDRLDEYLYELQKKEKKRGRKK, encoded by the coding sequence ATGGTTAAGTATTCGTCGAATGCCCTGGACCAGACCTTCGGGGCGCTTTCCGACCCGACCCGCCGGGCCATCTTGAAAATGCTGGCGAGCGGCGAGCGCACGGTCACCGAACTGGCGGAGCCGTTTCGCATATCCCTGCCGGCCATTTCCAAGCATCTGCGGGTTTTGGAAAACGCCGGACTTTTGAGGCAGGAAAAGGAAGGCCGCATTCACCGCTGCCACATCATTGCCAAGCCGTTGAAGGACGCCTCCGAATGGATTGCCCATTACCGGGCGTTTTGGGAGCAAAGTTTCGACCGGCTGGACGAATATTTGTACGAACTGCAAAAGAAGGAGAAAAAGCGTGGCCGTAAAAAATAG
- a CDS encoding SRPBCC domain-containing protein — MKETAPPKEETTLRLRRVFKAPREKVFAAWTNPEQMKKWVIPEPGFVTPEVEVDLRAGGKYRIQMLSPKGNFHTAVGVYREVSTPEKLVFTWSWLEYPMHGETQVTIEFFDRGEKTEMLFTHELFPNKESRDDHNRGWSGAIGHLQTFVEGKRG; from the coding sequence ATGAAGGAAACCGCCCCGCCCAAGGAGGAAACCACCCTCCGGCTTCGGCGGGTCTTCAAAGCCCCGCGCGAGAAGGTCTTTGCCGCCTGGACAAACCCGGAACAGATGAAAAAATGGGTGATTCCGGAACCGGGATTCGTCACGCCCGAAGTGGAAGTCGATTTGCGGGCGGGCGGGAAATACCGCATTCAAATGCTCTCGCCGAAAGGGAACTTCCACACCGCCGTCGGCGTCTATCGGGAAGTTTCCACACCGGAAAAGCTGGTATTCACCTGGTCCTGGCTGGAATATCCCATGCACGGCGAAACGCAGGTGACCATCGAGTTTTTCGACCGCGGCGAAAAGACCGAAATGCTCTTCACCCACGAACTCTTCCCGAACAAGGAGTCGCGCGACGACCATAACCGCGGCTGGAGCGGCGCCATCGGTCACCTCCAAACCTTTGTGGAAGGGAAAAGGGGTTGA